The Lactuca sativa cultivar Salinas chromosome 2, Lsat_Salinas_v11, whole genome shotgun sequence genome includes a window with the following:
- the LOC111897477 gene encoding uncharacterized protein LOC111897477, with protein MVLIKEFRIVMPLSLEEYQVAQMYMVTKMQQQNTNNTEGVDVLESRNFEDGLFGKGRYTSKVYRLQSKAPTWLSTFAPTDALTMQEEAWNAYPKCKTVIKCPYFSSFTLTVETIHKADNGHSENVHGLNKQKLANREVEIIDIASTSDDYWSYVIGSNNVDFSKFQSARTGRGPLLQGWQDECKPVMTAYKLVTVDAPYWGFGSRLEQALIAGERALFLESHRNIFAWIDEWYGMTMKMMRDVEKQSIPLYHEEPLESPF; from the exons ATGGTTTTGATCAAAGAATT TCGGATTGTGATGCCGTTGTCATTAGAGGAG TATCAGGTAGCGCAGATGTATATGGTAACGAAAATGCAGCAGCAGAACACTAACAACACAGAAGGGGTTGATGTTTTAGAGAGTAGAAACTTTGAAGATGGTTTATTTGGAAAGGGAAGATACACATCAAAAGTTTATCGTCTCCAAAG CAAGGCGCCTACGTGGCTTAGTACTTTTGCTCCAACAGATGCTCTGACAATGCAAGAGGAAGCTTGGAACGCTTACCCAAAATGCAAAACAG TAATTAAG TGTccatatttttcaagttttaCATTAACAGTTGAGACCATTCATAAAGCGGACAATGGACACTCAGAAAAT GTTCATGGTTTAAATAAACAAAAGTTAGCCAATAGGGAGGTTGAAATCATTGATATTGCTTCAACATCAGATGATTATTGGAGTTATGTAATTGGTAGTAACAATGTTGACTTTTCAAAATTTCAATCTGCAAGAACGGGTCGTGGGCCCCTCTTACAAGGATGGCAG GATGAGTGTAAACCCGTTATGACAGCATACAAGTTGGTGACCGTAGATGCTCCATATTGGGGTTTTGGTAGTCGCCTTGAACAAGCTTTAATTGCG GGTGAAAGGGCATTGTTTCTTGAAAGCCATCGTAATATTTTTGCTTGGATAGATGAATGGTATGGCATGACCATGAAAATGATGCGTGATGTTGAAAAACAAAGTATTCCATTGTATCACGAG GAGCCTCTTGAGAGCCCGTTCTAG